In one window of Candidatus Binatia bacterium DNA:
- the nth gene encoding endonuclease III, with protein sequence MARLRAAAPTWNAPVVTLIANQSSDPFQVLISCLLSLRTRDETTGAASRRLFKLARSPEAMLQLSAKQVEQAIYPVGFYRIKARTILDICHTLVARLNGRVPDELDALLSLKGVGRKTANLVVTKGFGKPGICVDTHVHRISNRWGYVRTKNPEATEMALRRKLPQQYWLDYNDVLVAFGQTICMPISPWCSRCPVADYCPRIGVGRHR encoded by the coding sequence ATGGCGCGCCTGCGCGCCGCTGCGCCCACGTGGAACGCTCCCGTCGTGACCTTGATTGCCAACCAGAGTTCCGACCCGTTTCAGGTGCTGATCTCGTGCCTCCTGAGCCTGCGGACCCGAGACGAGACGACAGGCGCGGCTTCGCGCCGCCTGTTCAAGCTGGCGCGATCGCCGGAAGCCATGCTGCAACTCAGCGCCAAGCAAGTCGAGCAAGCCATCTATCCCGTGGGCTTCTATCGAATCAAGGCGCGAACGATCCTCGACATCTGCCATACCTTGGTTGCGCGCCTCAACGGCAGGGTGCCGGATGAGCTGGATGCGCTGCTCAGCTTGAAGGGCGTCGGCCGAAAGACGGCCAACCTCGTGGTGACGAAAGGCTTCGGAAAGCCTGGGATCTGCGTCGATACGCACGTGCACCGCATTTCGAATCGCTGGGGCTACGTGCGCACCAAGAATCCTGAGGCAACTGAAATGGCACTGCGGCGCAAGCTGCCACAGCAGTACTGGCTGGACTACAACGATGTGCTCGTGGCCTTCGGACAGACGATCTGCATGCCGATCTCGCCTTGGTGCAGCCGCTGTCCGGTGGCCGATTACTGTCCACGAATCGGCGTCGGACGTCATCGCTAG